In Prunus dulcis chromosome 1, ALMONDv2, whole genome shotgun sequence, the following are encoded in one genomic region:
- the LOC117616738 gene encoding uncharacterized protein LOC117616738 isoform X2 encodes MRVSTPFSNSPPTHYILKVESFSSLERHSAGRFESGQFDAGGYKWKLVVYPNGYKQKNLDDHISVYLEMAGADSLQTGWEVFVDFRLFLRDQNKGIYLVLQDANLNKMCLHGAMFEVGFDRVIPLNAFTDSSNGYLINDTCVFGAEVFVCKERRAGKAERLCAINSAMYKHPWKVYIPLKFRPEFLESKPFFAGGQTWKIRLYPKGYDKGKDTHVSLYLTLANPEPASKILTEFTLRIVDQLNGKHFFCKGCQWFSALTPSFGFSRLIAFDILKQLDKGFLVQSYCLVEAEVTVHGIFTAL; translated from the exons atgc GGGTTTCAACACCATTTTCAAATTCACCGCCAACTCATTACATCCTAAAAGTAGAGTCCTTTTCGTCTTTAGAGAGGCATTCAGCAGGTAGATTTGAGTCAGGGCAGTTCGATGCTGGAGGATACAAATG GAAACTGGTGGTGTACCCAAATGGATACAAGCAGAAGAATTTGGATGACCACATCTCTGTCTACTTAGAAATGGCTGGAGCAGATTCACTTCAGACTGGTTGGGAAGTATTTGTTGATTTTAGATTGTTTTTACGTGATCAGAATAAGGGAATCTACTTGGTTCTTCAGG ATGCTAATCTAAACAAGATGTGCTTGCACGGGGCGATGTTTGAAGTGGGTTTCGATAGAGTTATCCCTCTGAATGCATTTACTGATTCTTCCAACGGCTATCTGATTAATGATACTTGTGTGTTTGGAGCCGAGGTCTTTGTTTGTAAAGAAAGAAGAGCTGGCAAAGCAGAACGCCTATGCGCGATCAACAGTGCTATGTACAAGCATCCTTGGAAGGTTTATATACCTTTAAAGTTCAGACCTGAATTCTTGGAATCAAAGCCATTCTTTGCTGGAGGACAGACATG GAAGATACGTCTCTATCCCAAGGGATATGACAAAGGAAAGGATACTCATGTTTCTCTTTACTTAACATTGGCTAATCCAGAACCTGCCTCCAAAATACTTACAGAGTTTACTCTGCGCATCGTTGATCAATTGAATGGCAagcattttttttgtaaag GTTGTCAATGGTTCAGTGCCTTGACTCCCTCTTTCGGTTTCTCTAGGTTGATTgcatttgacattttgaaacAGTTAGACAAGGGTTTTTTGGTTCAGAGCTATTGCTTAGTGGAGGCAGAGGTCACCGTCCATGGAATTTTTACAGCATTGTAG
- the LOC117635464 gene encoding guanosine deaminase-like, with product MEEANNGEDRDNKFLRKAVEEAYKGVECGDGGPFGAVVVHNDEVLVSCHNMVLRNTDPIAHAEVTAIREACKQLKQSELADCEIYASCEPCPMCFGAIHLSRIKRLVYGAKAEAAIAIGFDDFISDALSVNFVSCCNLNTNLVLPLKSLSNTWETTLL from the exons ATGGAGGAAGCTAACA ATGGGGAAGATAGAGACAACAAGTTCTTAAGGAAGGCGGTTGAAGAAGCATATAAAGGTGTTGAATGTGGAGATGGAGGCCCCTTTGGTGCTGTTGTTGTACATAATGATGAAGTACTTGTGAGTTGTCACAACATGGTCCTGAGGAACACAGACCCAATTGCCCATGCTGAGGTGACAGCAATAAGAGAG GCATGTAAACAGCTGAAGCAGAGTGAACTTGCCGACTGTGAAATATATGCATCTTGTGAGCCTTGCCCCATGTGCTTTGGTGCCATCCATCTTTCAAGGATCAAG AGGCTGGTGTATGGAGCCAAGGCTGAAGCAGCCATTGCTAttggttttgatgattttatttcGGATGCATTAAGTGTAAACTTTGTAAGCTGTTGTAACTTGAACACTAACCTTGTTCTGCCATTGAAGTCTTTATCGAATACTTGGGAGACAACTCTTCTCTAA
- the LOC117635826 gene encoding uncharacterized protein LOC117635826 — protein MANLEFEQDGVSTPFSYTPPTHYTLKIESFSLLKKHSADRFESGEFDAGGYKWKLVVYPNGYKKKNVEDHISVYLEMAGAESLETGWEVFVDFRLFLLDQNKGIYLVLQGIHTYIIYYLSKMCLHVAMLEVGFDRVVPLKAFADASNGYLIDDTCVFGAEVFVCKERRAGKAECLPPRINNAVIVSKENNDFMNKYVWKIEEFSKLKPERLESKPFNAGGQTWKIQLYPKGDSHGKHTHVSLCLTLANPEKLSTASKILAQFTLRIVDQLNAKHFFRQASNCFRASSPSWGWSNFIMLGFFKERDKGYLVMNTCVVEAEVTVRS, from the exons ATGGCTAATCTTGAGTTTGAGCAAGATG GGGTTTCAACACCATTTTCATATACACCGCCAACTCACTACACTCTGAAAATAGAGTCATTTTCGTTGCTAAAGAAGCATTCAGCGGATAGATTTGAGTCGGGGGAGTTTGATGCTGGAGGATACAAATG GAAACTGGTGGTGTACCCAAATGGatacaagaagaagaatgtgGAAGACCACATCTCTGTCTATCTAGAAATGGCTGGAGCAGAATCACTTGAGACTGGTTGGGAAGTATTTGTTGATTTTAGATTGTTTTTACTTGATCAGAATAAGGGAATCTACTTGGTTCTTCAGggtatacatacatacattatatattatctgtct AAGATGTGCTTGCACGTGGCGATGCTCGAAGTAGGTTTTGATAGAGTTGTCCCTCTGAAAGCATTTGCTGATGCTTCCAATGGCTATCTCATTGATGATACTTGTGTGTTTGGAGCCGAGGTCTTTGTTTGTAAGGAAAGAAGAGCGGGCAAGGCAGAGTGCCTACCACCAAGGATCAACAATGCTGTTATTgtatcaaaagaaaacaatgatTTTATGAACAAGTATGTTTGGAAGATTGAGGAATTTTCAAAGTTAAAACCCGAACGCTTGGAATCAAAACCATTCAATGCTGGAGGGCAGACATG GAAGATACAGCTCTATCCCAAGGGAGATAGCCATGGAAAGCATACTCATGTTTCTCTTTGCTTAACATTGGCTAATCCAGAGAAGCTATCTACTGCCTCCAAAATACTTGCACAGTTTACTCTTCGCATCGTAGATCAATTAAACGCCAAGCATTTTTTTCGTCAAG CTAGTAATTGTTTCAGAGCCTCGAGTCCCTCTTGGGGTTGGTCTAATTTCATTATGTTGGGCTTtttcaaagagagagacaagGGTTATTTGGTGATGAATACTTGCGTAGTCGAGGCAGAGGTCACTGTCCGCTCATAA
- the LOC117635565 gene encoding ubiquitin carboxyl-terminal hydrolase 13-like, whose translation MKIQSFSSLNKNYVDSIESGEFEAGGHKWKLRLYPNGNLKKNVVDHISLYLFQIVLLDQNNGTYLVLEDANKKVECFHGKMPCSDFDQFIPLESFVEASNGYLIDDTCVFGAEVFASEGRIIGTGECISMINNPVMYKHVRKVDNFSKFYDSEPFIAGGHNG comes from the exons ATGAAAATACAGTCATTTTCTTCACTGAACAAAAATTATGTGGATAGTATTGAGTCAGGGGAATTCGAAGCAGGAGGACACAAATG GAAACTGAGGTTGTATCCAAATGGAAACTTGAAGAAGAATGTGGTGGACCACATCTCTCTCTACCTTTTTCAGATTGTTTTGCTTGATCAAAATAACGGCACGTACTTGGTTCTTGAAG ATGCCAATAAAAAAGTAGAGTGTTTTCATGGGAAGATGCCTTGTTCGGATTTCGATCAATTTATCCCTCTAGAATCATTTGTGGAGGCTTCCAACGGATATCTCATTGATGACACCTGCGTGTTTGGAGCTGAGGTCTTTGCTTCTGAAGGAAGAATTATAGGCACAGGAGAGTGTATATCAATGATCAATAATCCCGTTATGTACAAGCATGTTCGGAAGGTTGACAACTTTTCAAAGTTCTATGACTCAGAACCATTTATTGCTGGAGGCCACAACGGATAA
- the LOC117616738 gene encoding uncharacterized protein LOC117616738 isoform X1 produces the protein MFNYCIAGVSTPFSNSPPTHYILKVESFSSLERHSAGRFESGQFDAGGYKWKLVVYPNGYKQKNLDDHISVYLEMAGADSLQTGWEVFVDFRLFLRDQNKGIYLVLQDANLNKMCLHGAMFEVGFDRVIPLNAFTDSSNGYLINDTCVFGAEVFVCKERRAGKAERLCAINSAMYKHPWKVYIPLKFRPEFLESKPFFAGGQTWKIRLYPKGYDKGKDTHVSLYLTLANPEPASKILTEFTLRIVDQLNGKHFFCKGCQWFSALTPSFGFSRLIAFDILKQLDKGFLVQSYCLVEAEVTVHGIFTAL, from the exons atgtttaATTATTGCATTGCAGGGGTTTCAACACCATTTTCAAATTCACCGCCAACTCATTACATCCTAAAAGTAGAGTCCTTTTCGTCTTTAGAGAGGCATTCAGCAGGTAGATTTGAGTCAGGGCAGTTCGATGCTGGAGGATACAAATG GAAACTGGTGGTGTACCCAAATGGATACAAGCAGAAGAATTTGGATGACCACATCTCTGTCTACTTAGAAATGGCTGGAGCAGATTCACTTCAGACTGGTTGGGAAGTATTTGTTGATTTTAGATTGTTTTTACGTGATCAGAATAAGGGAATCTACTTGGTTCTTCAGG ATGCTAATCTAAACAAGATGTGCTTGCACGGGGCGATGTTTGAAGTGGGTTTCGATAGAGTTATCCCTCTGAATGCATTTACTGATTCTTCCAACGGCTATCTGATTAATGATACTTGTGTGTTTGGAGCCGAGGTCTTTGTTTGTAAAGAAAGAAGAGCTGGCAAAGCAGAACGCCTATGCGCGATCAACAGTGCTATGTACAAGCATCCTTGGAAGGTTTATATACCTTTAAAGTTCAGACCTGAATTCTTGGAATCAAAGCCATTCTTTGCTGGAGGACAGACATG GAAGATACGTCTCTATCCCAAGGGATATGACAAAGGAAAGGATACTCATGTTTCTCTTTACTTAACATTGGCTAATCCAGAACCTGCCTCCAAAATACTTACAGAGTTTACTCTGCGCATCGTTGATCAATTGAATGGCAagcattttttttgtaaag GTTGTCAATGGTTCAGTGCCTTGACTCCCTCTTTCGGTTTCTCTAGGTTGATTgcatttgacattttgaaacAGTTAGACAAGGGTTTTTTGGTTCAGAGCTATTGCTTAGTGGAGGCAGAGGTCACCGTCCATGGAATTTTTACAGCATTGTAG
- the LOC117616738 gene encoding proteasome assembly chaperone 4-like isoform X3, with translation MAREDLDLGALNHAMSSAQISEDKEPAAPSYYSNEDDAGGVQITCFTEVVNATTFHFQIMRLPKQIYAWIGCNSAKLGHLYAAAPMRPKSTVGVTSILGGASDNTGSSIARRLVLKTGLNIILACNIPKNSPMIEADAEKLLVLKLISLGYTRPKSEGLSS, from the exons ATGGCTCGAGAAGATTTAGACCTCGGTGCTCTAAACCATGCTATGAGCTCTGCTCAAATTTCGGAAGACAAAGAACCGGCTGCTCCCAGCTACTACAGCAACGAAGACGATGCTGGTGGCGTGCAGATCACGTGCTTCACTGAAGTCGTCAACGCTACTACTTTCCACTTCCAAATCATGCGCCTTCCCAAGCAG ATATATGCATGGATTGGCTGCAACTCTGCAAAATTGGGACATTTGTATGCAGCAGCACCCATGAGACCT AAAAGTACAGTGGGTGTTACATCCATACTTGGTGGGGCTTCTGATAATACAGGGTCGAGCATTGCTCGAAGATTAG TTTTAAAGACGGGACTGAATATAATTCTGGCTTGCAACATTCCTAAGAATAGCCCCATGATTGAG GCAGATGCTGAAAAGTTGTTGGTTCTGAAGCTAATCAGTCTTGGGTACACAAGGCCAAAGTCAGAAGGATTGTCTTCATAG
- the LOC117635646 gene encoding uncharacterized protein LOC117635646 — protein MNFTAQFPRNKGRNRSDDVDDDLEETYLKREREKGSDDFIPHKFGDLTIFLTEELFKSTHINVRDRVSRPFSDSPPTHYTLKIEAFSLLKKHSTSEGSFESGKFDAGGYKWKLVVYPNGNKKKNVEDHISVYLKMAGANSLETRWEVSVDFRLFLLDQNTGKYLVLQDANLNKICLHRAMLEMGFDRVIPLKAFADASNGYLIDDKCVFGAEVFVCKERRAGKAECLSGINSASTNKYVWKIEKFSKSKTECLESQPFNAGGQTWKIKLYPKGADDGKGTHVSIYLKCANPEKLSPGSQILTEFTLRIVDQLNAKHFYSKDIQWFSALGIGWSNFITLGNFKRLDKGYLLKDTCLIEAEVTVHGIAKAL, from the exons ATGAACTTTACCGCCCAATTTCCCAGAAATAAGGGTAGAAATAGGTCTGATGATGTTGACGACGACCTCGAGGAAACATATTTGAAGCGTGAGAGGGAAAAGGGATCTGACGATTTTATCCCTCATAAATTTGGGGATTTAACGATTTTTTTGACGGAAGAACTATTTAAGAGCACCCATATTAACGTTAGGGACC GGGTTTCAAGACCATTTTCAGATTCACCGCCAACTCATTACACTCTAAAAATAGAGGCGTTTTCGTTGCTGAAGAAGCATTCAACATCAGAGGGTAGCTTTGAGTCAGGGAAGTTTGACGCTGGAGGATACAAATG GAAACTGGTGGTCTACCCAAAtggaaacaagaagaagaatgtgGAAGACCACATCTCTGTCTACTTAAAAATGGCTGGAGCAAATTCACTTGAGACTCGTTGGGAAGTCTCTGTTGATTTTAGATTGTTTTTGCTTGATCAGAATACGGGAAAATACTTGGTTCTTCAAG ATGCTAATCTAAACAAGATTTGCTTGCACCGGGCGATGCTCGAAATGGGTTTCGATAGAGTTATCCCTCTGAAAGCATTTGCTGATGCTTCCAATGGCTATCTCATTGATGACAAGTGTGTGTTTGGAGCCGAGGTCTTTGTTTGTAAAGAAAGAAGAGCAGGCAAGGCAGAGTGCCTATCAGGGATCAACAGTGCTTCTACGAACAAGTATGTTTGGAAGATTGAGAAATTttcaaagtcaaaaaccgaatGCTTGGAATCACAACCGTTCAATGCTGGAGGACAGACGTG GAAGATAAAGCTCTATCCCAAGGGAGCTGACGACGGAAAGGGTACTCATGTTTCTATTTACTTAAAATGTGCTAATCCAGAAAAGCTGTCTCCTGGCTCTCAAATACTTACAGAGTTCACTCTGCGCATCGTAGATCAATTGAATGCCAAGCATTTTTATAGTAAAG ATATTCAATGGTTCTCAGCTTTGGGTATTGGTTGGTCTAATTTCATTACATTGGGAAATTTCAAACGGTTAGACAAGGGTTATTTGCTGAAGGATACTTGCTTAATTGAGGCGGAGGTCACTGTCCATGGAATTGCTAAAGCATTATAG
- the LOC117635734 gene encoding uncharacterized protein LOC117635734, which produces MDEANETCRKGGKAPTYKDPDKLTLEIHYGGTLMQVAVEKGDEYCGGEVVFLDNIDREKLSWIELVRIAKEIGYTGENICFYYKLPRDKDYKLIGNDENVLQMVAERPNNKIIHLYVVSFDVALYELSWQGQHGDLLSETASGTYKEAEGQKGEYEGQNEGQGGNGTKNGEVNMQEERERAGNASENEESDEEDDTEFIDSDYEQDTDAEEVEIDDTMFEECIDNPIEEEPEEMGYAGEISDDVQNSEDLHSKQDSDDECDENGEVTSNRRKINVPNFRQWRREAMLKNPTFDIGMHFANKTVFKEAVQHYTCMVGKNIWFKKDDKQRVRAACEVGCPFVIFASRIDDSPTMVIKTLNLEHECSRDQRNYWLNSTFFAQRYANQLRADPDWSVPGFTAAIQRDFGLEPSMQQIYRAKLKATKLNKGSFVEQFHKLHDYCEELKRANPGSTVLLKTEMDGDQRRFHRLYICLEACKTGFLQGCRPVIGMDGCFIKGPHPGQLLAAVGIDGNNGMFPLAYAVVEIENKETWEWFIRNLIADLAIENGHGYAFISDKQKGLGLALGDLLPNAEHRHCVRHFYNNFKTSHSGLTLKQIMWDAARATTIPWWQCHMERMKQESEVAWKWLHPKSAVHWSRSHFRSQYKCDILLNNLCEAFNSSILKARDKPIMLMLEGIRTNLMVRMANRRVAAWKWKRHVGPRIEQIMEKNKLEAGYCIPTLSGDMKYQVTNMHWEGGQFAVYLAIKTCSCRRWDLCGLPMSTCNQLHS; this is translated from the exons ATGGATGAGGCAAATGAAACCTGTCGAAAAGGAGGAAAGGCTCCAACGTATAaag ATCCTGACAAGCTTACTCTTGAGATTCACTATGGAGGTACACTGATGCAAGTAGCTGTCGAAAAAGGGGATGAATATTGTGGAGGGGAGGTTGTTTTTCTTGACAATATAGATAGAGAAAAATTATCGTGGATTGAGCTAGTTAGGATTGCAAAAGAAATAGGTTATACAGGGGAGAACATATGTTTTTACTACAAGTTGCCTCGTGATAAGGATTACAAATTAATAGGTAATGATGAAAATGTGTTGCAGATGGTTGCAGAAAGGCCTAACAACAAAATTATCCATCTATATGTTGTTTCATTTGATGTGGCACTTTATGAGTTGTCATGGCAAGGTCAGCATGGGGATTTACTAAGTGAAACAGCAAGTGGCACCTACAAAGAAGCTGAAGGTCAGAAAGGGGAATATGAAGGGCAAAATGAGGGACAAGGTGGGAATGGtacaaaaaatggagaagttaATATGCAggaagaaagggaaagagCTGGGAATGCTAGTGAAAATGAAGAGAGTGACGAAGAAGATGATACAGAGTTCATAGATAGTGACTATGAGCAAGATACAGATGCAGAAGAGGTGGAGATTGATGATACAATGTTTGAGGAGTGCATTGACAATCCAATTGAAGAAGAGCCTGAAGAAATGGGTTATGCAGGGGAGATTTCAGATGATGTCCAGAATTCAGAAGATCTTCATAGCAAACAAGATAGTGATGACGAGTGTGATGAGAATGGTGAAGTCACCAGCAATAGGAGGAAAATAAATGTTCCAAACTTCAGACAATGGAGGAGAGAAGCTATGCTAAAAAATCCAACCTTTGATATTGGCATGCACTTTGCCAACAAAACAGTATTTAAAGAGGCCGTGCAACACTATACTTGCATGGTAGGGAAGAACATATGGTTTAAAAAGGATGACAAACAAAGAGTAAGAGCTGCATGTGAGGTGGGCTGCCCTTTTGTGATATTTGCTTCGAGAATTGATGACTCACCAACAATGGTCATCAAAACCTTGAATTTGGAGCATGAGTGTTCAAGGGATCAAAGAAATTATTGGCTGAATTCTACTTTTTTTGCTCAAAGGTATGCAAATCAGTTAAGGGCTGATCCGGATTGGTCAGTTCCTGGATTTACAGCTGCAATTCAGAGAGATTTTGGCTTGGAGCCGAGTATGCAACAAATATATAGAGCTAAGCTGAAGGCAACGAAGTTAAACAAAGGTAGTTTTGTTGAGCAATTCCACAAGCTACACGATTACTGTGAGGAATTGAAGAGGGCAAATCCAGGAAGCACAGTTTTGCTTAAAACTGAGATGGATGGTGATCAAAGAAGGTTTCATAGGCTGTATATTTGTTTGGAAGCATGCAAGACTGGATTTTTGCAAGGTTGTAGGCCCGTAATTGGTATGGATGGGTGTTTCATTAAGGGACCACATCCTGGTCAGTTATTGGCAGCAGTGGGGATCGATGGGAACAATGGAATGTTCCCGCTTGCTTACGCTGTTGTAGAGATAGAGAATAAAGAGACATGGGAGTGGTTTATAAGAAATCTGATTGCGGACTTAGCCATTGAAAATGGACATGGTTATGCTTTCATTTCAGATAAACAAAAGGGTTTAGGACTTGCCCTTGGTGATTTACTTCCCAATGCAGAACATAGGCATTGTGTCCGTCATTTTTACAACAATTTCAAGACTTCACATAGTGGCCTgacattaaaacaaattatgtGGGATGCAGCTAGGGCAACAACAATTCCTTGGTGGCAATGCCATATGGAGAGGATGAAGCAAGAGAGTGAAGTTGCTTGGAAGTGGTTGCACCCAAAGTCTGCAGTTCATTGGAGTAGATCACACTTTAGATCCCAGTATAAGTGTGATATTTTGCTGAATAATCTTTGTGAAGCTTTCAATTCTTCAATATTAAAGGCAAGGGACAAGCCAATTATGTTAATGCTTGAGGGTATAAGGACAAATCTCATGGTGAGGATGGCAAATAGGAGGGTTGCAGCTTGGAAGTGGAAAAGGCATGTTGGTCCaaggattgaacaaattatgGAGAAGAACAAGCTGGAGGCTGGTTATTGTATTCCTACTTTGTCTGGGGATATGAAGTATCAAGTCACAAATATGCATTGGGAGGGGGGGCAATTTGCAGTATATCTTGCAATAAAAACATGCTCATGTAGGAGATGGGATCTTTGTGGGCTCCCCATGTCCACATGCAATCAATTGCATTCTTAG
- the LOC117635374 gene encoding uncharacterized protein LOC117635374, with translation MTHIVIVNYHKGAIIATLEKKLWRSSDVHVSKRAKSKTQNPKYSAKPESLILPFSVSIQEWRWRTTTGTGEPKNSILSKETFSRNSFSNASTLLLLVFPSTNCFQSSPAKPIPNSLPNKVLVGAVRKIPKSSWNAKERLWMFPISSLSSAEKFLHETSGVNVEVENVDPLVHRAIAAASVFGDILGYSCRRAAIRLFSIF, from the exons ATGACTCATATTGTAATTGTCAATTATCACAAGGGAGCTATTATTGCCACTCTTGAAAA AAAACTTTGGCGCTCGAGCGACGTTCATGTCTCGAAAAGGGCAaaatcaaaaacccaaaacccaaaatactCTGCAAAACCCGAGAGTTTGATTCTTCCTTTCTCAGTTTCAATTCAAGAATGGCGTTGGAGGACGACGACTGGGACTGGAGAACCGAAGAACTCGATTCTCTCGAAAGAGACGTTTTCCAGAAACTCGTTCAGCAATGCATCAACTCTGCTTCTTCTTGTATTTCCTTCCACGAATTGCTTCCAAAGCTCCCCTGCGAAACCCATTCCCAATTCTCTTCCTAACAAG GTGCTAGTAGGTGCTGTGCGCAAGATCCCCAAATCCTCATGGAATGCAAAAGAGAG GTTATGGATGTTCCCTATATCTTCTTTGTCATCAGCAGAAAAATTTCTTCATGAAACTTCTGGTGTTAATGTTGAG GTAGAGAACGTAGATCCCTTAGTTCACCGAGCTATTGCTGCTGCGTCCGTTTTTGGGGATATTCTAGGTTATTCGTGtcgccgagcggctatacgcctcttttcaattttttaa